The sequence below is a genomic window from Monodelphis domestica isolate mMonDom1 chromosome 2, mMonDom1.pri, whole genome shotgun sequence.
ACTTTTCCATCAGGGGTGGGTTGGGGGACTTTTCCCCCCCCCAAAGAGAGGGAATGGGTTGTCTCAGTAGAGTATAGTCATATAAAAGAGAACAAGACCCCTGCTGATGGCAAAgttacttagaaaaccacaaattaacattatctatgcagtattttaaaaaatgttgctgTACTTTtcttccaattacatttttatctcgTTCAAACTGCACTCTGGGGTTTTATCACAGTTTGTGATTTTTGCCtcagtggagacaggaagacatgaGTCTAAGTCCGCCCATTGACATCTCACATTCTGGGTCTGTGCTACCACTGGCAaaacatttaacctctcagtgctccAGGCAACTTCTAAAGACCATAGACTGCAGAGAAGACAAAGGCTTGTATTAGAGGGAAGTTCTTCCTCCCTGAGTTCTCTTTAATAATAAAGCCAAAGGTCTAGTCCCTGTcatttcaacaacaaaaaaaaggactGTATTTGAGACATTGAATCAGTATTACATAACCTTGAGTTTTTCTAAAGTAACTATTACATTTAATGTGTTATGATAAAcattgaaatatatattgtacaacatgtattacctgccatcttgggaaggaatgaaaatgttagaaaacGATGATTAAAATTTGTAttgacatgttaaaaaaaattaatatggaatACAGAAGGGCAAACCTAGATGTTCAGAACCTAGATAAATTGATGAATAAAGGTACCCCTGACAGtaaaagcaaattcaaaagagAGATAGGCTTTGAGGGAAACTTCTTAGATTTGAAAGGTCTATGGAACATCTAATTTggaatgtccaataggcagtttgTGACTGGGGGTTGGGAGGGGAaatagagggaagagagacacagacacagttTAGCTACAAATCATCTTCTGCATAGAGATAATTAAAACCCCTGGGAATAGAACAGATCACCAAGTGAGAGAAGAGGATCCAGGACACAGTCTTTGGGTATACACAAAGTGTATCGTAAAAGAGCATGAATTActaaagatccagcaaagaaaaCTGTGAATCAGGTtggagaaccaagagaagataCTGTCCAAAGACTAGAGAAAAGGAAGTATGCGGGAGAACAGGTTGGTCAAAGCAGCACCAAATGTTGCAGAGAAgtgtaataatttaattaaacttGGGTCCTTAATTTCTATAAAGTTTGTTAATATTTACTTAGatagaagacagacagagagaagccTAATTTTATTCTGCCATGTGGGTGGTCTCCCAATGGACCCCTTAGCCACCTTCCATGCCTGAGAGAATAGACTTCCACTTCCTGGATCCCACTCCTTTATTTCCTCCCTTAACACCCAGATCAATTTCCCAATCATTTCTGGATCAAGTGCCTAGGTCACCATCACGCTTGGTGACATGATGTAGCTCTAGTAGTGCAGAGACACAGGTAGGAACCCAATGTGGGATCCTGAGAGAGAGTTCCCTTCACAAAGAAGTAAACAAAAGACCTCTAAACTTGCCCACTTTAATGAGACATACCTTTTCAGATGTGGCCAATGTATTGATTTCTTCTGTTTGACAATACTAATGGGCAtccaaaacaaaattattacCTTTCTCTCCATGCCTCCCCCACTTTCCAAACATCCCTACTGCAATCAGAGGCTCCACCATTCTTGTCATCACCCAGGTTTGAAATCTTTTGTAATTCTCAGCTCCTCATTCTGATGTACCCTATATATCAAGTCAGTtgtcagatctttctgattctatctCCACAGTAACTCACCTATGTTCCCTCCTCACCACTCAAACAACTATTGCCACAGTTCAAGCCCTCTTCACCCTTTGCCTGGACTACttcaataaacttatatttagCCTTTTTGCCTTGTATTTCTCCCCTTGCCCCAATACTACTTAGCTGTCAAGTAATTTTCATACTTCATAGATCCATACAAGTCATAACTTGCCCCCTAAAACTCATTAAACACTAATATCTCCCTATTAACCTCAGAATCAGATATAAACTCCTCTATCTAGCTCTTCACAACCTAGTGTTATCATGACTTTTCAGTCTCCCCACACATTGCTTCCCCTCTGTGAAGTCTGAGGTCCAGTATACTGGCTCCTGTACACACGAGGATGTTACACTTCTTGTCCTTATGCCTTTGTGCTGGCTATCCTGTGCCTAGAATGCAGCTCCTCCTACCTCCACCTCTTGGAatctttggtttccttcaaatcttcATTCAAATACCACCTTCTAAATGAAGCCTTTCTGATGCTCTAAGTAATGACCAGTACTTTCCCAATACTATCTTATacaaataagagaatattttcTATAGATCCTGCATGCACTTACAGATCTacatgttatctctcccattataATATAAACCCCTTGAGTGTAGGCATtagttttacttttgtctttgtattccataCTGCCCAATATATACATAATAGGGCTTACTGAATGATCTTTTATGGGATTTGGATAAGTTTATAGGAacttagagagaagaaaagaacatcACTAAAACATAAAACTGAGAAAACTAAAATGTTCAGAAGGGGACACAAACAGGGCAGTTTTGTTAATACCTAATAtgcattaaaaaattataacagaaaTTCAGTTTCATATACAATCTTCTTTTTGTTCTCTGCATGTATATATTGGAATATCTTGTTTTTTGatgattttaaattgattttaaaatttttacactttgcttttttttatttttagtggcTATTTTTATGATTTAGGTTCAGATATGATCTCAAATCTAgcactttttttcccccaggaggAAATGGAATGGAGAAAATGTCTCTAGAAGACAATTTTCTGTACTTCTCAAGTggtacagaaaaaaaacaaccttagattaagaggggaggggaagcacAAAGTGTCCCCATTCCCTCCTCCAGGGCACAACCCCAATGATTTGTCACTTCAGTGACAGAAAAAGTCATTGTCACCTCTAGCCTTCGTTGTTTCTCAGGATCTTCTTCATTCATGATCCGCTCCTTTTCagccctttttttctcttcccggCGAGACTGTGCAGCTTCCTGCCTCTGCACGTGAGTCAGCTTCAGGAAATTCTCTTCAACTCGAGCCCGATTCTTATCAGCTTTTTGTCTGCCCTTtcccaaagacaaagaaacaTTGCAACCAATAGTCCATAGCTTAGAAACAAAAATACCATTTAGCTTGTTTAGAAAAGAGCTCCCATGCCATTTATGGCTCAAGCCGTCTGGCTCTCTATCACTCTATTCATTGAATTGGACACAAATGATGGCTAAGAAACATGTACCCTTTTGAggtgtgggggcagctaggtggctcagtggattgagaaccaggtctagagataggaggtcctaggttcaagtctggcctcagatagcctggccctttcttctcttctgcctcagaaccaatatacagtattgactctaagacaggaggtaagggtttaaaaaaaaaggaagcaagcaagcaagcaagcaagcaaaggAATAAGTGGCACTTACTTCTCTATTAAGTCGGAACTTTTTGGCTTTATCGATAGAATAAATCACCATATTCATTAGCGGCAGCAAAGCCTCCATATCCTTTGGGGAAGTGTTACCTAATCCAGGTACTAGAAAACAAACCCATTTCCTATTAGTTAATGATTCTaagtttctttccttttacataattaaaggaaatgcttTCCACATTTTTTGTGGTTCAGACCCACCTACTCCTTCCCTTTAAAAGGGATAAAAGGGACAGACACTAAGATATAGGAAAGAACAAATATTCTTTTCTTGATTAATATCTAGGTAATGCTAGGTAGTGTTGCTTTAACTCTCTCATCTAAAAGAGAGCACAACACTTCCTCCTTTAAGGAAACTATTTCACAGATCAgcagataaaaaatataaatagataggggcagctaggtggcacaatggatagagtgctaggtctggagtcaggaggaccgtggttcaaatatggcctcagacacctcctagaccctgggtaagtaatttaacctcaAATGTCTAGCTCTTgtctttctgttttagagttgttactaagtcagcaagtaagagttaaaaaaaaaaaggtatgaatAAATGCTACAATTCTTACCATTAAATGTAAACAATAATGTCCTCTTAGTGTCAGGCAGCTTTAAAGGCTGACCTTCCCTGttgtaagaaaagagaaaaggttggttggaaagaaagtaaaagacaTTCTCAATTCATGGAAAACATGCTCAAGTTCTGTgctggtcaccacaaagagatgAACATATATTTGAAAACAGATGGGATAAAGATATCAGTCACCAtagctttgtttaaaaatattcatttaaaaagtctAAACTAATTAAACAATAAAGGAAGTTCATGAATTGATTGCTGCTTACATAATTTCAtagttttcataatttcttacaaaaTTTCATAATTCCTTACCTCACTTCTCTACCCCTGACATtggagggggtgggtgggagagaaagagggagagagagagagagggagggagggaggggaaaggggagggaaagggggagagagagagagagagagagagagagagagagagagagagagagagagagagagagagagagagcgcgagaGCGAGCAcacaacaaatttttaaaaaacttggatGTAATGATGTAATCTCTTAGGAGCTAGAATTAACTGTAAGCCATATTTTAAATAGGGTTTttgaatcttttgtttttcacCTGCTAGTATCCTGGGTCAGGCTCAGACTTAAGGGCAAAGCAACATATAATAAACTGTATGGCAGACATTAATCCTGGAATTGCCTTGGACTTGCTTTATCCATCCTAAGAAAATTACTTCCTCTTCCTTTGCCTTTTACTCTAGTTATCAAAAAAGAGAGCCAAAGAGGCCCAGATAAATATCCCCTAGGAATTAGAACCTAGAAATTAAGTGATAACTTTATAGTCCCAATGTTGACAGGGGATCACTGATTACAAGTCTATGAGAAAAGTTTGCCACTTTTGTAGTCATTAGGCTAAATCATTCTTAAGTTTCTCttcaaatggaaagagaaaatataatagaccaataattatctaattttataGTAAACTGAAATTCAGGCCAATCTCTTAACTATAGCAATTCTAGAGTACACAGAAGAAAAGCctacttttaaagaaaaagtaagtCAGAAGTTAGTAGGATAATGGTGCCCCAACAGATATTtaagtacaaaaacttttttttaaaccctccttccctcttggaatcaataatgtttggttccaaggcagaagagtgataagagctaggcaatggggattaagtgcccaaggtcacacagctaggaagtgtttggggccagatttgaacctagaacctggctctcgatccactgagctacccagctgcccccaaagtataacatttttattttgagcAGAGCTGTGAATTTAAAGGACAAATTCAAGCCCCAAAGCTAATCTTAAATTTTTCTGGTCTACATCAGTATAATTTCTACTGAAAGTCCTACAGGCTTTGCTGTTgcttttagaaaacatttttcatcagAAAGTATATAATTACCTACTATAAAGGAAGCCAGAAGCAGCTATATAAATCTTAGAGCATGCAGGTTTGTAATAAATCAAACAATGTGTGGACAtcctaggtgcttaataaatgcttattaaaagaAAGCATAGTTGGAAATCATGATGtgaaaatagaaacacaaaaggaaaaagattggTAACTCATTTTCTTAGCAGCAGTCTTTTTGCCAGAATTACACTTAACCACGCCATATGAGTAAATGAATGACATAGAGATATAGGCAAAACAAAGGTAGGTAGGTTCATTTGCTTCACATGAGTAGCCAAACACCTCTCAGCATGAATTTAAAGTTCAGTGGCCTGCCACCAGTTTCCCTCACTCATTTTGCAAGGGAAATTTGCAGGTAGCACCTTGTTGATTTTCAAAAAAACATCTAGTCAAGCAGATTTGCTTGGGAACTTCATCTCTTATACATACTCTTGTACAACTTTTGGCCCGGAGAACTGGTCTGAAAAATGGACTGATTCAATCTTGTCAGCGTAGTGTGTGAGAAAGTGTACCatctgaacaaaacaaaaaaaaaagtatacttagTTCTAATTTGTTTCAAACTGGAGGATTTGCACCTGAATTTTTTCCGagtacataattatataattttaaacccTATATTCCTGTAAAATGTAATCCCAAGACAAAGACTTTGCTTTCAGAAGTTAAAATTTTATCAAGAGGATCCCCGATTACAAGTCTATGAGAAAAGGTTGCTTTAGCACAGAGGCTAAATCATTCCTAAGTTTCTTctcaaatggaaagagaaaacagaTCGATAATTATCTAAGTATGCTATAAAGTCAAAGTATGGAAACAGAaactacaaataattttaatgggAACCGTAATAGATCAACCTAAACTTATTCTACCCCCAAGTATATAAATTTTGACTAATCATCCTCCCCCCACAAACCTGCATCTTTGCTCCTTCACTATTTCCATTGATGAAACCCCTATCACCTCTTGTACTTGTCTCACTCCACTTGCATTCACTGCCAATGCCACCTCACCCTACCTTGAAACTGTCTCTCACATCCTGTTCCTCTTTTCTAATCTCACTGTTACCAAGAGCTCTCACCCTAACCTTCCTAATTTCTCTAGTCCATCCTCCATGTCTCACTGTTACATAAGCAGCTCCCTAATACACAGCTCTGagctcatttttttcatcttcttgaCATCTTTCACTGACTCCTAATTGCCTGTTGAATAAAATAAAGCTTATCTTGGTATTCAGAGATCTCTATGATAAATTCAATCACcatttctaattttccttctgtttttatgTTCTATCTCAACATCCTGAATGGACACTACCCATATCAATGGCCAATCCTGGCCTTGAtgaaattccttccttcttcatcaaCCAAACTTCTGGGACTATGTCTGACCCATCACCAAGGTGATTTATGTTGGGAATAATAAAGGTggtattgaattttcttttttcttaaataaaaaaaatcggGAGAATATACTTTCAGTGACTTAAAATCCTAAGCAAACTTTGCTGTTTAAATGGAGAAGAAAACTTCTTAACAAAATTAAACATTATCTGATCTACTCCCTAAAAGAAATGCCTTTCTGTGCTTTCATTTTAACATCTTCTATGTGTGGAAAAAATAGACATTATCtacaaaaatttagaaaatttattCAATAAGGGTATGTACTCTGTAAATGCAAAGTCCTACAGGGACATTTCTTTTACTGCTCTTACCTTTGTATCCATCATTCCCTCTGTGACTTCTCCCATTTCTGACAAGATGGCCAAGGAGTCTGGAAGTCCATACTTTGTTCCAGACTTGGGCTTGTCACTACAAAATTCACACTGTTGAAAACAGGGAGAGATGTAGGAAtttaatatcaagaaaaaaaaaagcaattgccTAATGAcagtatttttaatattaattttgaaacTATACTATCTATACCAGCAGAAAAGCTAGgaagttttttcccccttcctatcATCTTTAAAACTGTCCTATCTCCCTTTATCTATTCTAAAGTACGCCAACCATATCACAGATATAATACAGTGATAGTGaagggttttttcccccattcaCTTTTTATTCCATTCACTAACTTATTTCTAATggatttaaattttagttttagtaatatagtcaatttagaaagaaatgtaaaattgaacatggattaaaaaaaaaaagatttaattggGGGCGAGGAGGGGGGTTAAATTTAAGTCAAAATACACATACCAGGTCTTGCATCTCCTTCTGTAATCGCACCAAGGCTCTTCGTGTGCCAACAGCAAAAACATATGTATCCATATCTTCATCATTCATTGTTACTTTTATTTGCTGAAAATAGATGTCACAGTAGATATACAAAGTTAGTAAAATCCAAGGAATAGATGTTTATGGTCTCATGATTTCTTAACTGGGTTGTTAAACATTGCATTGATATACTTTTGAGGgcaaaatagagataaatatggaattttaaaatctctattgaaaatttaaataacttgaTTCTTTACATAAAAGTGATCAAAAAATGCATTTGAATTGGGTCAtttacaaggggaaaaaaagagaaaagtatgtAATGAATTCAAATGGAGGAGGCAAGGTAAAGAGAAGGTAATGTCCAGATGGGTGATTTTATCATTGTAGGAATTCCTGGTGTGAAACTCCTTCTGTTCATGCAGATCAATAAACTATCTCTAACAAGAATCAACTCATAAAGAGTTCTCCAGGGGCACTAAAGGTTCAGTAATTTACTTATAACCTATGTCACATGCAATTTCTGACCTCTAAGACTGGTCATTTTAGTCATTACATCTCACCATTTTTCATGCTGAGAAGTAGAGACTTTAAACTGAAAATGAGTCTCAATTCAATAATTATTTCCAAGATACTTAATTTATAACAATCATAAGTAATTTGTCACATGATGCAATGAATTTCTGACATTTGTGTTTATGTTACATTTTCtactaaattgtaagctcctagaTACTGAGAAGTGTATTTTTTACAATCTGGATCAAACATAGTGCCCTGAATAAAGTAATTACCTTGAgtgaacaataaatatttaacaaatgaatgACAAGTTGCCTAAGGAAATGTCATACTTTTAATTGAAAGGAAATCATAATTTGCtggtaagaagaaaaaatatacttAAGGAGAAAAATCCAATTGATGTTAAGGTCTCAACataaaattacataaataaaaaaatataatattcccaGATCTATTTGATTTTGATCAGCTAAtttgagaaacagaaaaatagttCAGGAGAAAACTAGGGTTTCCTTGCTCAGGAGGGACAGCCAATTTAGGAAGGTGATCTATCTGAAAACTGAGATTGTACACAGAAAATTAATAGGAAGGCATACCACTTGATCACAGGTTGGCCTCATCATTCGAGCCAGGACATTTAGGAGATCTTGTCTCTtgagaaactgaaaaaaacaagCATAATACTTCAGGTTGGAAACCTTTAGAATTGTTGGCACTTTAGTACTCAAAAGTTTATTAAACGCTCTCTACAAAATCATTTCTTTCAAGTAAACAGTAGATAATATCTTGACCTCACATTCTAGGTTACATATGAATAGCAAGTACCATACCATGGAGAATTATATAGGGGAAAAATGAAGAGGAGACCAAGGATTTCTATAGTTCAAAAGTTTTCCTACTGACCTTTAGCTGTATAAGCATGCCCTCACAGCACACTCGACCTGAACACCAGAGGTTATAGATGTGTTCATTTTCCTGGTTTAACTTCCCTGTGCTTGTAGCTTCCTTGCTGGTTCCATCATCCCCTAAGAAAAGTAAAATTTGCTTAATGTTAttcattaaacaaaaattttaggGTTAATTACTCTACCACCAAGGATTAGGATTAAAACAATCAACCAAACTGTAATATGACTACTtgcttttttgaaattttatttttaagaaacacagttcattaaaaaaaaaaagaatgagaggttTGCATAAGAAATTGCAAACATGTTAATAGTTTTTTCATTCTCAAATAATATATTACACCTAATAGAATACTAAAAAAGTTTTCCATCtgcttttttgttctcttctgtatacttgaaaaaaataattttaaaatatttctattgatATAGTTTTTACATTACCTACATTTTACAATATATCTCCCATCCCAACATAACACACttcataaaaaagggggaaaaaagcaaccAACACACTATATTGTTCATCATAAACACCTTcactttcttttgaaaaaatatactttTGTTTTTACACATCTTGTTTCTAATAGAATTATTCCTACTCCCCTACCCAGAGAGCCATTCcttataaaacaaaaaggaaaaaaggaaaaacagttcagcaaaactaaccaacccAAAAATCAAGTATCACAGTATCTTCTGTGTTCCACTGCTACAGGCCCCCATCTCTGCAAAGGAGGAGAGAAATTCTTTCTCACTTCTCTTCTTTGAAGCCAACCTTGGTTAATAAAATTTCACAGGATTTAGTTTCAATTGTTttgatgttctttccatttaaattgtcATAATTTTCATCTATtagggttttggggttttttgcttACTTATTGCTTTAGTTTGTAAGTCATTTTAtgcttttctatattcattacaTTTAATGTCTCTTACAGCACAGTCCACACGTACCAGAAGTTGTTTAATGTTCTCTAATTAATGGGAATCTACTTTGTTTTTCAGTTCTTCATTAACTACAAATATTATGGAGCATATGGAGCTTTTATCACTGACCTCTTTGGAGTATGTGCCTCATAGAGAAAACTCTGGGTCTCAAGGTATGGAAATTTTAGTCActtttgcacataattccaagttgctttccaaaatagctggaccaattcataactccacctaCAGCATGTTCTAGTGTACTCTAATCCTTCCAACACTAACAACCCTACTTTTTGCCACTGCCAATCTGTTGGACATAATGTAaaatctgagttgttttgatttgcatttttgtttgatgtggaacattttttcatatggttgctATGTAATCATAATGATCAAGCCTGGCTCCATTCCTTGGGGccacttctttttcttcatcaaaGAAATGAAGAACTGTCAGTGTGGAACACTGCATATACTATCAGACCTGGTCGATTTGTTGGCTAGTTTTGCTGAACtagttattaattaaaaaaaaaaggaaaaaaattatgtgCTCTAGGCAATGGATCTCTGGTtaagagatggaggaaggatttaTTTGAAAAGGAAGGtgatgatgtaaaaacaagatattaacaaaaaaattccccccaaaaGCTTGAATATTTGATGGATAGTTTTGAAAAACTAAGTGCTCTAAATAAATCAATGCAAGATCCTCAAATTCATACTCAAATCCAGAAAGATACAGCTAACTAAATGTATTTGAGAAAAAGTTAAGAGCTATAAATAAGGGCcaaagtggatagaacaccaagcctgaagtcaagaggacctgggttcaaatctgacctcagatacttcttcactatgtcatcctgggcaagtcacttaaccccaattgtctagctctcactgctccttttgccttggaattgatactaagcattaaTTATTTTGCACATATTTGAGTATGACTATATAAAGTCTGGAAAGTACTACAACATTCAAAcagtatctctctccctccctccctctctccctctctctccctctctctctctctctcacacacacacaagatgtCCTAAAAGTTTTAGAGCAGATTTTAAGCTTAAATACACACAAAGAGtttcctccaatagaatgtaaactccttcaaagcagggattttttctttttctttgcatttgtattccCAATTCCTAATACATAGCCTGGGATCAAGGAATATTTaataactgactgactgaaattcagaaaaagggTAAGACTGGGGGAGAAATGAGCTCTATTTTGAATATTCTGAGTATGAGGTGCCTCCTGGGCTTCAGTTTGAAATATCCAACATGCAGTGATGTGTTATTGGAATTCAGCAAAAAGCATTTGACTGGATTAATATCTCAATCTGAgattcatctgcatagagataataattaaactcatgagtataaaaagaaaagagggacaaGTCAGAGTCACCGGGGACACTCACAGTTATAGAGGGTGATCTGGATGAAACTCTAGCAAAAGAGTCTGAAGACGGGGCAGAGAGGTAGGAGGATAACCAAGGGAGAAGAGTCACAAAAACCCAAGAGAGCAAAGAATATCCAGAAGAAGGTCGCCAATAGTGCCTGAAgctgcaaagaggtcaagaaggatgaacaCTGAAAAAAAGGCCATCTAAACTGGTAACTAAAAGATTAtttgtggggcagctagatgactcaatgaATAGTGTACCAGACCTGAAGTGCAttcgtcctaggttcaaatctgaccttagaaaattccaagctgtgtgactctgagcaagtaacttagcccccattgtctagctcttactgcttttctgtcttggaactgatatctgTATCGATATTAAGAgagaagtaagggtttatttatttattttttaagcatttttaaCTTGGAAAGGACAGCTTCAATTAATCAATGAGATTGGAAGTCAGACTACATGGAGTTGAAAATTCGGTGAGTGGTAAGGGAACAGATTTTAATAAACATACACAGCTTTTTTTCTGGAGCTCTACAGGGGAGGAGATAATAGCTTGAGGGAACAATTATGTCTCaccagagtttttgttttttttttaagaatgggggAAACTTGGGTGTGTTTTGGGGCAGAAGAGAAGGAACCCTTAAAAAGGGAATGATATTAATCATTTGAGTATTATTCTAAGCACCTAAAGGACCAAGGGCATACATatgtttattataaaattaaaacaaacaattaCTTTCTACAAAGAGCTCACAGTCCTGAAGGTGAAACAAGTCTAAGCCTACAAAATTGTGTCATTATTTCCTACCTCACAAATGTATTGCACCATAGGCAGTCCTTTAGTACCTTACCTTCTCATTGGCACATCTTGAACCCTCTAACTGAAGCAGTTGCCTATATTGTTTTGGGGCAGAAAATTCTCATTCTTAGGTCATTAGCTCAACAAGCCTTACTCACCAACAAGGGTGAAGTTGCTTTCCAGAAGCTCTCTGTGGGTGTTGAACCAAGCCTGGGCCAGGcgattgtttttattctttccaaTAATATAATTCATGATGTAGGCAAGCAGTCCAGTCACCATCAAAATCTCCATATAGTAACTTTCCCAGCTATTTTGAAGGTGTGCAGGGACCTGGTAAAAGCAGGGTTATTGTAGTTAATAATAAAGTTGATGGAGAGTAACTTCTTACAGCATAAAAAAGAATCCAGAA
It includes:
- the CCDC47 gene encoding PAT complex subunit CCDC47 isoform X1; this encodes MRILYLLCVCLLMLGDFLEAKFDDFEDGDDMVEYDDNDFAEFEDAMEDVVTEPPQRVITTEEDEEEATVELEGPDDNPEDFEDTDPQEGDTENEPYDDEEFEGFEEKPDMSSSKSKDPITIVDVPAHLQNSWESYYMEILMVTGLLAYIMNYIIGKNKNNRLAQAWFNTHRELLESNFTLVGDDGTSKEATSTGKLNQENEHIYNLWCSGRVCCEGMLIQLKFLKRQDLLNVLARMMRPTCDQVQIKVTMNDEDMDTYVFAVGTRRALVRLQKEMQDLCEFCSDKPKSGTKYGLPDSLAILSEMGEVTEGMMDTKMVHFLTHYADKIESVHFSDQFSGPKVVQEEGQPLKLPDTKRTLLFTFNVPGLGNTSPKDMEALLPLMNMVIYSIDKAKKFRLNREGRQKADKNRARVEENFLKLTHVQRQEAAQSRREEKKRAEKERIMNEEDPEKQRRLEVTMTFSVTEVTNHWGCALEEGMGTLCASPPLLI
- the CCDC47 gene encoding PAT complex subunit CCDC47 isoform X2, producing the protein MRILYLLCVCLLMLGDFLEAKFDDFEDGDDMVEYDDNDFAEFEDAMEDVVTEPPQRVITTEEDEEEATVELEGPDDNPEDFEDTDPQEGDTENEPYDDEEFEGFEEKPDMSSSKSKDPITIVDVPAHLQNSWESYYMEILMVTGLLAYIMNYIIGKNKNNRLAQAWFNTHRELLESNFTLVGDDGTSKEATSTGKLNQENEHIYNLWCSGRVCCEGMLIQLKFLKRQDLLNVLARMMRPTCDQVQIKVTMNDEDMDTYVFAVGTRRALVRLQKEMQDLCEFCSDKPKSGTKYGLPDSLAILSEMGEVTEGMMDTKMVHFLTHYADKIESVHFSDQFSGPKVVQEEGQPLKLPDTKRTLLFTFNVPGLGNTSPKDMEALLPLMNMVIYSIDKAKKFRLNREGRQKADKNRARVEENFLKLTHVQRQEAAQSRREEKKRAEKERIMNEEDPEKQRRLEEAALRREQKKLEKKQLKMKQIKVKSM